The Eubacterium maltosivorans genome includes the window CTCCGCACTCATGGGCAATTGCCGGCAGGTGCAGCATCGAATTTGTGCTGCATCCCAGTGCCATATCCATTGTCAAAGCATTCCTGAATGCATCCTCAGTCATAATATCTTTCGGGCGAATATCTTTTTCAAGAAGCTCCATAACCTGCATACCCGCACGTTTAGCCAAGCGCAGACGTTCGGAATAAACGGCCGGAATCGTGCCGTTGCCACGCAGACCCATACCTAAAACCTCGGTCAGGCAGTTCATGCTGTTGGCAGTATACATCCCCGAGCAGGAACCGCATGTCGGACAGGTATTGCATTCGTATTCTTCCAGCGTTTCTTTGGACATTTTTCCAGCCGTGTAAGAGCCAACGGCCTCAGACATGCTGGAAAAGCTTGTTCTTAAATCGCCTACACGGCCGGCCAGCATCGGGCCCCCGCTGACAAAAATGGTCGGCAGATTAAGACGAGCCGCCGCCATCAAAAGGCCCGGAACATTTTTATCACAGTTCGGAATCATTACCATAGCATCAAAGGCGTGAGCCATTGCCATAGCCTCGGTGGAGTCGGCGATCAGGTCACGGGTAACCAGTGAATACTTCATGCCCTGATGTCCCATGGCAATCCCATCGCAGACGGCAATTGCGGGAAATTCCAGAGGAACCCCGCCAGCCAGACGAACGCCGGCCTTTACCGCTTCTGTAATTTTATCTAAATTCATGTGACCCGGAACCACTTCATTAAAAGAATTAACGACGCCAACTAGAGGCCTTGTCATTTCTTCTTCTGTTAAACCAAGCGCTCTCAGAAGCGCCCGCTTCGGCACATTCTGCATTCCTGATTTTACGGAATCACT containing:
- the ilvD gene encoding dihydroxy-acid dehydratase — translated: MRSDSVKSGMQNVPKRALLRALGLTEEEMTRPLVGVVNSFNEVVPGHMNLDKITEAVKAGVRLAGGVPLEFPAIAVCDGIAMGHQGMKYSLVTRDLIADSTEAMAMAHAFDAMVMIPNCDKNVPGLLMAAARLNLPTIFVSGGPMLAGRVGDLRTSFSSMSEAVGSYTAGKMSKETLEEYECNTCPTCGSCSGMYTANSMNCLTEVLGMGLRGNGTIPAVYSERLRLAKRAGMQVMELLEKDIRPKDIMTEDAFRNALTMDMALGCSTNSMLHLPAIAHECGVDLNLEIANELSEKTPNLCHLAPAGHTYVEDLNAAGGIYAVMSEINKLGLLKTDLITVTGKTVGENIEGVQNMNPEVIRPVENPYSKTGGIAVLKGSLAPDTCVVKQSAVVPEMLKHEGPARVFESEEAAQEAINNDQINPGDVVVIRYEGPKGGPGMREMLNPTSAIMGRGLGSSVALITDGRFSGATRGACVGHVSPEAAAGGPIAFVEEGDTIAIDIPNRSIELKVSEEELAKRKEGWTPKEPDIKTGYLARYAKLVSSANKGAILE